GCGGCCGTCTTCGTCGGGGGAGTGCTCATCAGTTTTACCCCATGCGTCTACCCCGTCCTCCCCATCACGGTCGGATATATCGGGGGGAGAAGCCCGGGATCGAAAACGAAGGGCTTTTTTTTGAGCCTGTCCTACCTCCTGGGGATGGCGGCCATGTACGCCGCGCTCGGCAGCGCCGCGGCGCTCACCGGCCGGGTCTTCGGCCAGACGACCGCAAGCCCGTGGACCAACATCGTCGTCGGGGCCGTCTGCCTCCTGATGGCGCTCTCCCTGCTCGACGTCTTCCACGTGCCGCTCCCCGCCTTCCTTTCGGGCGCTTCGCCCGGGAAGAGGCGCAGCGGGATGCTCGGCGCCTTTGCCGTCGGGATGGCGTCCGGG
This portion of the Candidatus Deferrimicrobiaceae bacterium genome encodes:
- a CDS encoding cytochrome c biogenesis protein CcdA — protein: MQNLLHFLEAYLKTGSALAYAAVFVGGVLISFTPCVYPVLPITVGYIGGRSPGSKTKGFFLSLSYLLGMAAMYAALGSAAALTGRVFGQTTASPWTNIVVGAVCLLMALSLLDVFHVPLPAFLSGASPGKRRSGMLGAFAVGMASGLVVGPCTAPVLGALLVYVGARQNVLFGASLLFVFALGMGSLLLVIGTFTGLLANLPKPGRWTEIIKKGSGFFLILVGGYFLVEAGKLLV